A region of uncultured Desulfobacter sp. DNA encodes the following proteins:
- a CDS encoding ABC transporter substrate-binding protein, which yields MKIKNLIMVIFFSVVPALAVPVPSHAGNAVTDAAGRSIQVDAPFTRIISLYGAHTLNLKTLGLNDEIIGVCPMDEWAGKPEYSYHDGLEKFLAARPDLVLIRPMIDRAYAALVKGLEKAGIVVVSLQPGSLDEMFDYWVVLGTLTGKGDRARQMIASFKDEVAKIGTLTRALPNKKRVYFEAIHSRMKTFTPGSMAIFALETAGGVNLARDASSVRGTNIAFYGKERILSHAHEIDVYLAQKGTMNQPTLEMIKDEPGFNVIRAVKENQIFIVDEKIVSRPTMDLLKGIHTIAEILYPGLLDKGAAQ from the coding sequence GTGAAAATTAAAAATTTGATCATGGTCATATTTTTTTCAGTTGTTCCGGCCTTGGCCGTGCCGGTGCCAAGCCATGCCGGAAATGCGGTTACCGATGCTGCGGGGCGCAGCATTCAGGTTGATGCACCCTTTACCCGGATTATCAGCCTGTACGGCGCCCATACTCTGAATTTGAAGACCCTTGGGCTTAACGATGAAATCATCGGGGTTTGTCCCATGGACGAGTGGGCGGGCAAACCGGAATACTCCTACCATGACGGACTTGAAAAGTTTCTGGCTGCCCGGCCGGACCTGGTTTTGATCCGGCCCATGATCGACCGGGCCTATGCTGCGCTGGTCAAGGGCCTGGAAAAAGCAGGTATTGTTGTTGTCTCCCTTCAGCCCGGCAGTCTGGACGAAATGTTTGATTACTGGGTGGTTCTGGGTACCCTGACCGGCAAAGGTGACCGGGCACGGCAGATGATCGCCTCATTCAAGGATGAAGTTGCAAAAATTGGGACCCTGACCCGTGCGCTTCCCAATAAAAAGCGGGTCTATTTTGAGGCCATTCATTCCCGGATGAAAACCTTTACACCCGGCTCCATGGCCATCTTTGCCCTGGAAACAGCAGGCGGGGTGAACCTTGCCCGGGACGCGTCGTCCGTCAGGGGCACCAATATCGCCTTTTACGGCAAGGAACGCATTTTATCCCATGCCCATGAGATTGATGTCTATCTTGCCCAGAAAGGCACCATGAACCAGCCCACCCTGGAGATGATTAAAGATGAGCCAGGGTTTAATGTGATCCGGGCGGTAAAGGAAAATCAGATCTTTATTGTGGATGAAAAAATCGTATCCCGTCCCACCATGGATCTGCTCAAGGGCATTCACACCATTGCAGAGATTCTTTATCCCGGGCTGCTTGACAAAGGCGCTGCCCAATGA